TTTGACACCTCTTACGAGCTGGAAGCGCTGCTGGAGCAGCGTGTAAAACGCCAGCTGCTTGCGGAAGTAAAATCCATTTGTCCGCCGGGCGTAACTATCATGAACGTGCGTCAGGGTCATGCGCTGGGTCTTGGGCACTCCATTTTGTGCGCTAAGCCGATTGTTGGCGAGAACCCGTTTGTGGTGGTGCTGCCGGACATTATTCTGGATGACGCAACAGCGGATCCGCTGCGCTATAATCTGGCCGCGATGGTGGCACGCTTTAATGATACGGGCCGCAGCCAGGTGCTGGCGAAACGTATGACCGGTGATCTCTCTGAGTATTCCGTTATCACGACAGATGAAAAGCTGGAAAACGAAGGGCAGGTGGCCCGGATTGTTGATTTCATCGAAAAACCCGATGAGCCGCAGACGCTGGATTCTGACCTGATGGCGGTAGGGCGCTATGTGCTTTCCGCGGATATCTGGGCTGAGCTGGAAAAAGTGCAGCCGGGTGCCTGGGGACGTTATCAGCTGACAGATGCAATTGCGGCGGTGAATCAGTATCATCCGGTGGAAGCGATGCTGATGACCGGGCAAAGTTATGACTGCGGCAAGAAGCTGGGCTATATGCAGGCGTTTGTCCAGTACGGGTTGCGCAACCTGAAAGAAGGGCAGAAGTTCAGGGCGCGGGTTGAGTCGTTGCT
This Shimwellia blattae DSM 4481 = NBRC 105725 DNA region includes the following protein-coding sequences:
- the galF gene encoding UTP--glucose-1-phosphate uridylyltransferase GalF, with translation MTNLKAVIPVAGLGMHMLPATKAIPKEMLPIVDKPMIQYIVDEIVAAGIKEIVLVTHSSKNAVENHFDTSYELEALLEQRVKRQLLAEVKSICPPGVTIMNVRQGHALGLGHSILCAKPIVGENPFVVVLPDIILDDATADPLRYNLAAMVARFNDTGRSQVLAKRMTGDLSEYSVITTDEKLENEGQVARIVDFIEKPDEPQTLDSDLMAVGRYVLSADIWAELEKVQPGAWGRYQLTDAIAAVNQYHPVEAMLMTGQSYDCGKKLGYMQAFVQYGLRNLKEGQKFRARVESLLD